TAGCGATAAATTAGTACTATtattaacatgcatgcatctggtCGGTCGGTCGACTCTTTCTTCCAGCTAGACCTTGCACGCGAACGTTGACATGGAAACCATATACTGTATATGCATGCACACGCACATATCATATCATATGATATCTCCCATGcagcatgcacatgcatgcacgctaGCTTcgtctcgatcgatcggtctCCATATACACCATCTAGATCCTCAACTGCCTCAGCCTGCACATATATACAttccaattaattaattacatgTATTACCAGCTCATTGAATTAATTCGATCTAGAAAAATCTACATGTAAAGCTAGCTAGTGAACAGTGAATTATTAatacatcgatcgatgcacacaatcaTATACTTTTTTCGTCCCGAATGAACTGACGTGTATTTGTATAAGAGTatgtcatgtttgtatgtACCTGTCAGCCTCGAAGCCGGCCAGGGGCGCCTGGCGTCGCACTCCTCCtccggtggcagcggcggcggcgttgttGGGTGGTCTGTAGGGTGGGAAGGGCACCTTGCCGGCCTCGATGTCGCCGACATCCTCCACCAGCAGCTCGTAGTATCGCCTGACCTCGTCGGCGGAcaccccgccgccgacagCGCGGGCGACCTTGTGCCAGCGGTCCGGTGTGTCCCGGTCGTGCACCGCCAGCGCCTGCTCGAACTGCTTGTTCCGCCTCTCCGTCCACCCCGCCGCCATTGCTGCGCCTGTGACCTGAGCTCCTGGAAGCTGGAATCCGTGAGCTTGCTGACAGCTGGATATGTGCTAGTgtgagatgagaagaagggtGTGAGAAGGCCGGGTGCTACTTATAGGCAGCCGGCCGgaatgctagctagctagctattcgaggaggaggattaaaagagaagagaacaaTTTGCAACTATGCATGGGTGGATCGATCGAGGTCaaaacggagggagcaagGAAACAAACAACATTTTTGGTGTTTCCCgcaaaagaagagagggggaAAAGGAACAAACATTTCTGTCCCCAGAAAGTGGCTTGGGGATCTCAtctagtagctagctagctttctATCTCTTCCGCTGGGTAGCGTGTACGTACACACTCTCCTTTCGAAGTCAAAGAGTCAAATCAGTGAAATGTAAATGTGTATGCAATTATATATCCACAAACGTACACACACGGATGCTCCTTTCATCTAAAATACAAACAAACTTGCACAATGTATCATCTCATGGTGGCTGAGGGCTAGaggaaaaacacacacacacacacataaataTCGACAGGGGGAGAGCCACGAGAGGTGGCGGCCGCTTACCCGTCGTCCAAGTCGTCACTGTTGAGGTCAACCGCCGGTGGCGTCGCCTTTTATGTTGACTGACCGAGGGCGTGAGGGGAAATGAATTCAAGATGGAGTCAAGGGGGGATGGGTCAAACCGGTCAGTCAACATGACGCTAACATGGCATGCCGACGCAGCAAGTGGAAGGGCAAAACCGTGACATGTGTGCACGGAAACCGTTgtcattggagatgctcttagtacccaatatattatatatgtttCAGTCATTGCTCAGTTGTTATCGTCTGTTTATCAATGTATCATTCATAGAAGAGAACATTTTGTATCTGAAGAAATctccaaattaattaattatttccTTACAAGAACAAGTTACTCACTTATTTATAGAACATTCAATCGCTATCTCCAAATAGCTAGTTACGGAGATTAGATTCCATTGCTAGAAAGGGGGTGCGTGGTAGCCATAGGACCGAGGGGCAAGCGCATATATCTTGCTTTCTGGAAGATAGAATAATATCGAGCAATCTATATATCTCCAACCTTTGATAGCAAATTCTTGACcagatgttttctttttgcaaactACTATAAAAAGCAGAAACACTTTCTGGTATCCAGTGAAAGGAAAATCCCTTTGTGTGGGCCGATCGATTCTAAATAggccctccttttataggcgaTTCAATAACGTTAACTCATTAATTTAGCCGTCCGTTGGATTCTAAATTGAATAAATAGGTAGGGAAAATGAAATGATGATAAAGAACTATAGATGATCTCTGTTTTGAGCGCATAAGTGGTTTATCAATTAATGCAAATAAGCTTATTTCATATTGGGTATGTATGCTTTATCTATAATTTGACACCATTATGTATGTGTGAACAGATTAACATTCTGTTAAACTTTGGGCAAGTAGAATTGAATCGACGGTCATATGCTTTTATCTATTATGGTTAATTCGGTTATATATATCCCGcagcctctgcatcgattTATGATGTTATTTCTGTTAGTGTCCGTTAAACTGAACTTTGCTACCATTTCCTTCATGCAAAGCTCTCCGCGTCATCTGAAATGAAGATATTTTCGGAACTGAAGCAAAATTTTAGCTTATACTATATGGAGTATATAAGTGATTCTTCCCACTTCCTGGATCGAAAGCCTCGATCCCTGGAGCAAATGGAGCCATGAGATCGATGATGTGTGGGAGATTCGAATTCTCCTTATCTCGTTTTTCCTTCTTTACAAGGAGATTCTCCTGCAAGTTGATAACGTGAATCTTAGTAATTTGCAGCCTATAATATACCGGCCAGGGCGGTCCATCGATGTATGCCGGTAAAACTGAATTCTCGATCGTTGCATATGTATGTACACTCATAAATATGGAGCAATCTATCCAAGCGTATTATGGAGTATCATATTGGTATTACATGCATTAATTAGTTGCAGATAATTAAACATCAGCAGATTACATGAAACAAGAGTACGTACATCAACTTCACGCCCTAGCTAGTTCTTCAAGCTGTAGCCCTGACCGATCAATCAACAGTTTATATAGGCCTGTAaagagtactccctccgatccatattaattaattgtctcaaatttgtctaaatatggatgtatgtatgcctaaaaaacgtttagagacatgtaatatttcgtcaatTAATATTGATCGGAGGGATATTAAGTCGCTGTGAATTGCTCATGCAATCAGATTCAGAGCCGAGCTATAGCCAGCCTGATGATCATAATAAAGATTATCATTCTCTGACCACATGTATATCAGGATTAGATCTCATGTgtcacccgcaaaaaaaaattagatctCATGTGTGACTGCacacgccgccggccggccggcaaaGGCCAAAGCCAgccacatgcacgcacgcatgcacgcacgtacTACGTGCATGCACATCGATCCATCCGTCGACTTACATGCCCATGCCGTCTAGCAGCTTCGTAGCGCGCGCTGGCCGGTCCGCCGACTTCTAGCTAGCAAGCTGCATgctgcccatgcatgcatgatattaggtgcatgcatgcatgcacgagctGAGCGTGCTgttatttggttttgttgcTTGCTGTCCTCGACCTGGAGGCTTAATTGGACGCATGCGAGTACGTACGTGCTCCACGAAATTCGTGACCAAATTAGTGTCGGTGGCTCTGGCTTGCCAGGCTTGGCCCCTAGCTAGCTTGGATCACTTTGTCGCCATCTGTGATCGATCCTAGGGCATTGGGAGAGAAAGGAGTTGAATGATGCGTACGTTGCCCTATGGGCCCTAGGAATAAGCAAATCAAAATCATCACCCAACTTGGGCCtagctcctcttctcctccagctccAGGCCGGGTGCCAGATTCTGACATACAAAACCCGCAGGATTAGCGCGCAAATAAGAACGGAACATATGCAAAACCCATAGGATTAGCAGATATATTCCGGATTcggcatgcagcagcagcagctagctagctgcaaattaaatactccctccgtcccataccaagtgtctcaaatttatctaagtatgaatgtatctacgtttaaaaaagtctagatacctataatatttcgacacgacagagggagtaacaaatgGAATCGCTGTCGTTTCCTTATCAGCACGTCGACCCAGCAATCGATCAGAGCCCAGCCCGGGACAACAGTATTAATTCCATTATCGTCCGTGCCGATCGAATCGGTGATCAACAGTTCCACGTATATATAGCTAGGCTAGCTAGGTATGCCCTGTTCCGTTATTCAGTTTGTTCAATTCCATGATCTCTAAATATAGCTCTGTTGGGCAAGATCGAGTATTCGACCTGCCAAAAGTTGCAGGGATCCGGCCACTCTGCCTGCCGCTAGCTGCATGCTTGCATGATCGATGCAACTTGCACCTATATACAACTTTAAACAGGATCAAGTTGCCGGTCAAAGGGCTCCTGAATTATTGCAGGGGAATCTGCTCATGAAACTGTTAACTGAATTGGCCGTTGCGCTGCCCATCACCACCGAACGAAAATTATACAGCTTAATTAGCACACGGCTTTTTCTTGGAAGGAAAATACAGTAGCACATACCAGCATTCTTGAGCATCTCCTGCCCgcttgcctgcctgcctgccgtGGCATGCAGATCTTTCGTGCTGGTGGTGGCTACGGGGATAAGTAAAAGGAAGATATCGCGTCTTTTGGAGATACCAGATGATGAAAACAACCGGCTGGCCATGGgatctatctatctatatatctatatatatcgCCGTATCAGGGAACAGTTATCTCTTCGTACAGTAACACCAATTCTGTTCCACAATTGCAGGCATGCATGTTTGGTTGATGCCAGGTTAATTGGGTTAGGCAGCAGAGGAACAGCGTAGAGATGGAGCTCCATGTAGCCGGATGACGTGTGTGCACGGTAATGGCACCCCATACTTTTGTGTGGTGTGTATATATGCAGATCACCAggcaataattttttttttagctggGCGCTAAAATGTTTGGCAAGTGGTAGTATGACTTTACGAGTCATATTTTGCAGGACGTAAACCAGTGACAAATTTTACGAGCGTGGGCCCAGCCCAGTTCAGACGGCCGCAACGGGCTTTATTGGGCCGGACCACCCTCATATTGGGCCCagcattatttatttttcccgagccctctccccttctccaaagtccaaacctCTTCCCGGTCTCCCCCAAATCTTCCACCCGCGCGGCGCCGATGGAAtccgacggcgaggaggaggcggcagcggcggcggcggcgactccgGGGGCCGgggcagcgccgccggcggggcggCTGAAGGGATGCCCGGAGCTATCGGTGGACGGCGACATGCGGGAGATGGCGAAGACGGCCGCCTGGAGCGTCAGCTCCTGCAAGCCCGGCAACGGCGTCGCCTCCCTCCGCGACGACAGCCTCGACACCTACTGGCAGTCAGCGCCCCACCCAGACCTCGAATTTCTTTTCCCCAATCTTAGCCGTAATTGCAAGCTGAGTGATTGGTGATTTGGGTTTGGTTAGGTCGGACGGCGCGCAGCCGCACCTGGTGAACATCCAGTTCCAGAAGAAGGTGCAGCTGCAGGTAAGCTGGAGGAGTTCGCCaagttgctgctgcttgttcGATTCGCGTCAATGGCggttgatttttgttttctgaatttgTTGCGCCGCAGCTTGTGGTGCTATACGTGGATTTCAAGCTCGACGAGAGCTACACGCCGAGCAAGATCTCTATTCGGGCTGGAGATGGGTTCCACAATCTCAAGGTAACTTTCTCTTCGCCCTTAACAAATGGTCTCGAGAATGTTGGGTTTTACAATGTTCGATTGTCTGATCCAACATAGCAATCTGAGTGAAAGCACACATGTATGTATGAATTCTAAGTTATGATCTGTGTTGAATGGTGAGAAGATTTAGCAAAGGCTGCTGGTCTCGGGTCACATTGGATGTATGACAAATTTAGTTTCAAAATCCCGAGGGTTAAATGGTTTGTGTTCTGGTTTCCAAACCTGAGGGCTGGTACACATTCTGATGTGTCATGGGATTGATCATGTGGCATTTTCTCTCAAGAAACTTGGTCTGTTCTGCTATGCTTCTGCATCACGTGAAGTCGTCCACTGAACACTGATCTGATCCTTGAAAATTCAAGATAGTGAATCATAATATTTTCTCATGTTTCCAGGAAATTAAAACTGTCAACCTGTTGAAGCCAGTTGGATGGGTTCATATATCACTATCTGGAGCTGATCCCCGGTATGCATTTGCAATTTAAACATATAGTCCtaggatttttcttttccttcttgcaTTGAATTTCTGAAGGTAGCTCACATTACCGTTTGATCACATGCTATGCAGTTATGTTATATAATTTCCATAATAATACATTCCATTTAGATATGTTGGATGactcggaaaaaaaatcagtacaGTGCATCTGCAGACTACTGCTtgtatattttcatttttactAGGTTACTAATGCAAACTATTTTTGCTAGTAACTAAATCTTACTTGGACCCTGAGAAACCTATCAAAGTTTAATGTATGTCGACTCTGCAGCCTACTCATTTCAGTCTAATAGAATCACATTGGTTTTCCTCTCTTTGACTTATAGTTTGCCCACATGTACTCTAGAAATGATGAAAATGTTGATGTAATGAAATACATGAGTGTTTCAATCTTTTCATCGCTTAAAACATGGGAGTTGATACTGTTTGAATAATCAGACTATCTGGACCTACTGCTTAATTCTCTTTCTTGGTGTATTTGTGCAGAGAAACATTCATTCATACATTTATGCTCCAAATTGCGGTGTTGGCCAATCACTTGAATGGGAGGGATACTCATATCCGACAGATCAAGATATATGGACCACGACCGTAAGTCGAACATTGCACAAGCAGCCACTCAACCATTTATTAGCAATTTAGCATTTAGTAATACTAGAATATAGTCTATCATTTGTATTGTTTGCTTGTGTAAAAGGAAAGGCTAAAATCCAAGCACTGTCAAAACAtcggagaacaaaagaaaaatcagacaTGAACGATCTAGCATTGGTACCATGATTCCTTGCTTACTAGAGTAGTCAGAGACCATATACAACAACATTTTGAACGATAACCATGATTGAGCTGTGAGTTCAAAGAGTGCCTACCCTTGAGGTCGAACAATAACATTGTCATGGTCACCTTCAAGTTTTAACTCTGAACCTGTTGGTGTGTCCTGAAAAATTCCATCTTCATCCATGTGCTGTTTCTTGTGTTTCAGGAACCCTGTTCCCCACCAGCCTTTCCACTTCACTTCCAGGGAATGCATCATGTACTCCACTGTCAGGTGACAATCGATGAACCTAGTCGCCTGGAATCCTCCACATCTGAGTTAGTTCCGTTGAGGTGCGGATAACCTTGATTGCGGCCTCCATGCTTCATTCTTCCATGACGAAGCTGAACAGCCAGAGGAGATCAACACCGGGGTTAAGTCACCTGTCGAATCGAAGCATCAGGTCTTTTTTAACATCTAGAGTACGGAGTACTCTATGTAAGCGGCGTTGTGCTTCATCTGGCTGTACCAGTTAAATCTTTTGCACGCATGTAACCAAACATTATACCTGCCATTTTCCATCTGCCCTTGACTTTTCTCATCCTAAGTTGGGCCACGCTTGGACTTTCCAAAACATTGCCAAAGTAGCTCGATCTGTGAAGCGAGGTGTTAAAAGCTGGCAACGGCTCATCAAGCCATAATGCATTGAGAGCTTGATCTGTGAAGGGAGGTGTTATTGCCCTGAAAATGAATCAAGCAATCTATACTTCCTTCACCACACGTTTTCGTAGTCTTCACCACACGTTTTCGTAGTCTGTCAAACGCACACCCTGGTTTCGTACACTCGCGGCGCCCCTGGCTCAGTCCAGCAGGCCGACTCGAACAGGAGTTGTGGAGAGTACGGAAACGCTATCACGGAAGCCGACTCATCCACCCATTGCTTTCGTCATCAACGCATTCAACAAACTGGTGGGGGGATAGTGGGGTGGGATGAGGAGTGAGATGGGCAGGTGACTCAACCGGCAGAGGGATACAACGCAGAGCGTCGGCGGTGGGAGAGGGCGCCGCGCGCCGGtgaggggaggagggagagggccCCGCCTGTCAACTGGAGGAGGGGACGTGCCGACGCTGCGGAGGCGAGGCGATTCCGGCGGAGTGCTGCTTGGGGAGGGCCGAGCGCCGATGCAAGCAGCGAGGCAACGCTTATAGCTGCTTCCGGCTGAGGGCTGCTagggagggcgaggcgatggAGACACGGGATGCTTCTGGCAGAGCAATTCAACCTTCGCACGGGGGAGAAGGAAGAACGGCGGAGGACAGGGTTACGTGCGGGAGTAGATGATGGGGCTGTTGGGCTAGGGTTTTAATGTTGTTCGGCTGGGCCGAAATTGTGACAACTTAATCCTACTCATATATGTTTGCTCCAATTCATGAATATGACAAATAAAGCCCACATGTCTAGACCGGGTACGCGGGTACGGGACTTTCATTAACAGACCTGGACCCGCCAGACTTGTCGGGTCCAACAATTTACCATTTGTAGACCCTTTGGGTATTTTTTTACCAAACCCGTATGTTAATCGAGTCAAGACCCATCGGGTTTGCGGTTCTCGGATACCCATTGCCCTCCCTACAGGTGAGAAGACTCAATGCAGTgctgttattttattttaagttTATTTTTGGGTTTTTCATTGAATGAACGGTGTTGTGTTATAGCATTTACAaaaacaactactccctccgttcaacaaaggatgtctcaattttgactaattAGAATGAACTTTTCATAACTAGACATGCTAGCATAATCTGAATATATCTATTGTTCTTTGTTTGATTAACATCAAAAGTTATATATATGAGGCGTGGCCCGATGTGCGTTAAATATGACATTTACACCTCATTCTTCTCAACCATCATCGGAATTTGGCAGCATGGACCAACTTGCAAAGTGGTAGTGACGGCCATCGCGTGCCTGTCAGGTTAAGAAGGAGCATCACGTTTTGGAGTCCcgcaccaaacaaacaagttaaaaaaaaggtgacaAAGATTAGAGATGCACGAAATGGGGGGCTCAAAGGGTGGAAaatggcggcgccggcagcacCAAAGTGGAACAACGATGAGAGTACCCTGCTCACCCATCGTCAGCGTTCGGCGGCGTGATGCCTGCGGCCACCTTTCAAACTGGTCGTGAAGACCATCGTGCGCCTAGGTCGTGGCAGCGCACAGACATTCTGCTAGTACCTAATCAAGTGCGTGACATTTAGAGAGGAGTGTAATTTTAAATTGGTTGCCTCTTGACGTGGATAAAGCCAACATGACTGGATCGACTCTGTGGCCATGCTCACATATAAGATACATCTCCTAAAGCCTAAGAGTTATTCGAGCTCTGGGAGCTCCACGTCTGCGCAGCTGCGGTTTTGCTCGATCTTGGCGAATTTTTTGGCGAGGTAGTTTGGTCGTTTGTACCAGTTGTGCGTGTCTTCTTGTCGCTGCTTGTGGGCCGGCGTCGCTGCCAAGGGCCACCGTCAGGTTGTACGTGCGCGGGCGGGTAGGGGAGTTGTTCTCGGTGGTTTGCATGTTGTGGTGGCCATACATGCAGGCTGACGCGTGTTCCTCCTTTCATGCGTTGTCATGGTGCTTTCTAAAGCGAGGTTGCGTGGACCGTGCGTTGTCTACGCAGAGTTTTCTGGAGTTAGTTCGCTGGCAGTTGTGGGTTTTGGGGTGTTTGTTCTGGCGGGTTCTTCTTGGGCTGTATATATAGACCTGGTGGGTGTTGTTTTTGATTCGTCGGCTCTCTCCTCGGTGTTGATCCGGTCTGTTTCCTTTCTTCTCGCCGGCGTCAGGCTTTTCCGTGTGGTTGTTTGTTGGTGTGTGGTTGATTGGAGCTGTCgctctagttttttttttctcttcatcgACGTGGTGCAGCCGTTGAGATCGATTGGGTATTGCTGCATGTGTGGGCTCGGCGGCTCGTGCGGAGtagcggtggcggtggctctCTATAGGAGGGCGACGGCTGTAGCTCGCGAGGTGGCGGTGGGGACTCGAGTGGACGTAGGCGGCGGGGCCTGATTTCGTGGTTGTGTgggaggtggcggcgacggaggctCTCGCCGTCTCGCGGTTGCAGAaggaggcggccgcggcggatTTGGTTTCAGGATGCCGTTGGGCATCTCTTACCCGATCTCATAGGGCGACTGAGCGGCGGCCCACCGTCGAGTCGCCGACGAGGCACGGTCGCGGGAGGCGGCCATGGTGGTTCGcggcccttctcctcctcctggccgtgGCAATGCTCTCCGTCGATGCGTTCCCGGCCGCTGACCCGTTCTGCCCCTGCCCGTGGGACAACATCATGAAGTTCTCCACGTGCGCCGCCGTGCTCGGCGTCCTAGGCGCCCAAGCCGGCTCGCAGTTGATAGGGAGCGACTGCTGCATGCTCGTGTCCGGACTTGACGCGGCGGAAGTGGCCACGTGAGTCTGCATCGCAGCAAAGGAGAGCGTTCTCGGCACCAGTACATGCAGCAAGGAGCTCCCCAACGGGTTCAACCGTTCAAGTGTGCGTGCTCTCCTCCACTGCCTCTGATATTACTCGATCTCTGATGTCTTTGGTGTCAGCCTGTTGACGATGAGGGATTGTTGTTTGGTTGCC
The Brachypodium distachyon strain Bd21 chromosome 2, Brachypodium_distachyon_v3.0, whole genome shotgun sequence genome window above contains:
- the LOC100828980 gene encoding protein RADIALIS-like 3, which gives rise to MAAGWTERRNKQFEQALAVHDRDTPDRWHKVARAVGGGVSADEVRRYYELLVEDVGDIEAGKVPFPPYRPPNNAAAAATGGGVRRQAPLAGFEADRLRQLRI
- the LOC100823875 gene encoding anaphase-promoting complex subunit 10 yields the protein MTCVHGRKPVTNFTSVGPAQFRRPQRALLGRTTLILGPALFIFPEPSPLLQSPNLFPVSPKSSTRAAPMESDGEEEAAAAAAATPGAGAAPPAGRLKGCPELSVDGDMREMAKTAAWSVSSCKPGNGVASLRDDSLDTYWQSDGAQPHLVNIQFQKKVQLQLVVLYVDFKLDESYTPSKISIRAGDGFHNLKEIKTVNLLKPVGWVHISLSGADPRETFIHTFMLQIAVLANHLNGRDTHIRQIKIYGPRPNPVPHQPFHFTSRECIMYSTVR